A window of Shewanella mesophila contains these coding sequences:
- the rraB gene encoding ribonuclease E inhibitor RraB, translating into MSTERQLQEQKQENQEIVEAILADGSEPDAEYTIEHHFSATNFDRLEKAAVEAFKMGFEVNDAEEMELDDGSVIFCFDAIAYHKLEVELLDKACEDLINLAAKQKVDYDGWGTYFIGDEVDEDDEFDGDEARFH; encoded by the coding sequence ATGTCTACAGAACGTCAGTTACAGGAACAGAAACAAGAGAATCAAGAGATCGTAGAAGCGATCCTTGCCGATGGTTCTGAGCCAGATGCTGAGTACACTATCGAACACCATTTCTCAGCGACCAATTTTGATCGTCTCGAAAAGGCCGCCGTTGAAGCATTTAAAATGGGTTTTGAGGTTAATGATGCCGAAGAGATGGAACTCGATGATGGTTCGGTGATCTTCTGTTTTGATGCTATTGCTTATCATAAATTAGAAGTCGAATTACTCGATAAAGCCTGTGAAGATCTGATTAACTTGGCCGCCAAGCAAAAAGTCGATTATGACGGTTGGGGTACTTACTTTATTGGCGATGAAGTCGATGAAGACGATGAGTTTGATGGAGATGAAGCGCGTTTTCATTAA
- a CDS encoding GGDEF domain-containing protein, producing MAYDQSAMNELHWLIDMVQTIEVGLVVLDRNYDIQLWNGFMENHSGISPNSIKGANLFDKFDYLPATWLKQKMESVFLLKNRAFISWEQRPYVFKFGNYRPITGRADFMYQNVTLLPLSSLTGQITHISMIIYDVTDVAINRLQLKAANERLEHLSQTDGLTQLHNRRHWQMCMQREFDRHSRYGESTTLVMIDIDNFKRINDTYGHLAGDKVIQHVSHILKQSLRETDCAGRYGGEEFAVVLSNTDAEHALHFADRLREKIATSEMRYESVKISVSVSIGICDIGEELDNSAKWLANADNALYQAKQAGRNCCVTFKE from the coding sequence ATGGCATATGATCAAAGCGCAATGAACGAACTACACTGGCTTATCGATATGGTGCAGACCATAGAAGTCGGCTTGGTGGTATTAGATCGTAATTATGATATCCAGCTCTGGAATGGCTTTATGGAGAACCACAGTGGAATATCTCCTAATTCCATCAAAGGTGCCAACCTGTTTGACAAGTTTGACTACCTGCCTGCAACTTGGTTAAAACAGAAGATGGAATCGGTTTTTTTGCTCAAGAACCGGGCTTTCATCAGTTGGGAACAGCGGCCATATGTATTTAAATTTGGCAACTACCGCCCCATCACTGGTCGCGCCGACTTCATGTACCAAAACGTGACCTTATTACCGCTCTCTTCGCTTACGGGCCAGATAACCCATATCAGCATGATTATCTATGATGTGACCGATGTGGCCATCAACCGCTTGCAATTAAAGGCTGCAAATGAACGCTTAGAACACCTGAGTCAGACCGATGGCCTCACGCAGCTGCACAATCGCAGACATTGGCAGATGTGTATGCAGCGCGAGTTTGATCGCCATAGCCGTTATGGTGAATCGACAACTTTGGTGATGATTGATATCGATAACTTCAAGCGAATTAATGACACCTATGGTCACTTAGCGGGTGATAAGGTGATACAGCATGTATCACATATTCTTAAGCAGTCATTGCGTGAAACCGACTGCGCCGGTCGTTATGGCGGCGAGGAGTTTGCCGTGGTCTTATCTAACACCGATGCAGAGCACGCACTCCATTTTGCCGACCGCTTACGAGAAAAAATAGCCACCTCAGAGATGCGCTACGAGAGCGTGAAAATTAGCGTGAGTGTGAGTATTGGGATCTGTGATATTGGCGAAGAACTGGACAACAGCGCTAAATGGTTAGCTAATGCTGACAACGCCCTCTATCAAGCCAAGCAAGCTGGCCGAAATTGTTGTGTGACGTTTAAAGAATAA
- a CDS encoding response regulator — translation MSIPVLICDDSALARKQMARTLPKEWDVEITFANNGAEGIEAIRAGKGEVVFLDLNMPVMDGYEVLETIQKEDLPALVIVVSGDIQIKAHERVKALGALDFIQKPVSADAISNILQEYGILTIALGEDADDAPMIEVDLRDACQEVANVAMGRAADLLAKLLDVFVLLPIPNVNVLEVSELTMTLKATEQYGTVSALCQGFIGAGVAGEALLLFHDSSFQDMAKLMGLANPEDTNTEIEVMIDTGNVLIGAFLSGISEQLHMKFSQSHPVVLGRHCTVNDLIHDNSEKWARTLAMEINYRIEGHDIQCDLLLLFTEESLPTLNYKLGYLLD, via the coding sequence ATGTCGATCCCAGTACTAATATGTGATGATTCTGCGCTCGCCAGAAAGCAGATGGCCCGGACACTTCCAAAGGAATGGGATGTGGAGATCACCTTCGCAAATAATGGTGCCGAAGGTATCGAGGCCATTCGAGCGGGCAAAGGCGAAGTGGTTTTTCTCGACCTCAATATGCCTGTAATGGATGGCTATGAGGTACTCGAAACGATCCAAAAAGAAGATCTCCCTGCGCTAGTCATTGTGGTATCTGGTGACATCCAAATAAAGGCTCACGAAAGGGTTAAGGCCCTTGGCGCCCTCGATTTTATTCAAAAACCAGTCAGCGCTGATGCCATCAGTAATATCTTGCAAGAATATGGAATATTAACAATCGCCCTTGGCGAGGATGCTGACGACGCTCCCATGATCGAAGTCGACTTGAGGGATGCCTGTCAGGAGGTTGCCAACGTTGCAATGGGGCGCGCCGCCGATCTATTGGCAAAGCTACTAGATGTGTTCGTCCTCCTTCCGATCCCCAATGTTAATGTGCTCGAGGTTAGCGAACTCACCATGACGCTAAAAGCGACTGAGCAGTACGGCACGGTTTCGGCGCTTTGCCAAGGCTTTATTGGTGCAGGGGTTGCCGGAGAAGCCTTACTGCTCTTCCATGACTCCTCATTTCAAGATATGGCAAAACTCATGGGGCTAGCGAACCCTGAAGATACCAATACTGAAATAGAAGTGATGATCGATACGGGTAACGTATTAATTGGCGCATTTCTTAGCGGCATCTCAGAACAGTTACATATGAAATTTAGCCAAAGCCACCCCGTGGTGCTTGGTCGACATTGTACCGTTAACGACCTTATTCACGATAACTCCGAAAAATGGGCGAGAACTCTAGCGATGGAGATTAACTATCGTATCGAAGGTCATGATATTCAGTGTGATCTGCTGCTGCTATTTACCGAAGAATCATTACCGACGCTCAACTACAAGCTCGGTTATCTGTTAGATTAA
- a CDS encoding crotonase/enoyl-CoA hydratase family protein gives MLHPCVNLTIESGIAIVELNRPDKYNALNYQIFTSIHKVQQRLAKDRRIRCVILTGSGGNFCSGLDVSSVMRSPMQAIKLLFKWLPGNANLAQQVSIGWRRLPVPVICVLEGICYGGGMQIALGADVRIASPDCRLSIMEAKWGLVPDMAGLVGLRELVSKDVALLLTMTAEVIEAKQAHRYGLVTEVCEQPLERAQLLAKQLAQTSPDANAAIKSSINKNWRASERSLLCRESLYQIRLLLGKNRVVAALRQTKGSERAYKQRQSWW, from the coding sequence ATGCTACATCCATGTGTGAATCTGACTATCGAATCAGGGATCGCCATCGTCGAGCTTAATCGGCCTGATAAATATAATGCGTTGAATTATCAAATCTTTACCTCTATCCATAAGGTTCAGCAACGTCTCGCAAAAGATAGAAGGATTCGCTGCGTTATCTTGACTGGCAGCGGTGGTAACTTCTGTTCAGGGCTAGATGTCAGTAGTGTGATGCGTTCGCCCATGCAGGCAATAAAGTTATTGTTCAAGTGGTTACCGGGTAACGCGAATCTTGCCCAGCAGGTTTCTATTGGCTGGCGACGCTTACCTGTGCCTGTTATCTGCGTACTCGAAGGGATCTGTTATGGCGGGGGAATGCAAATAGCCTTAGGGGCCGATGTGCGTATTGCTAGCCCTGATTGTCGTCTTTCAATTATGGAAGCTAAGTGGGGACTGGTTCCCGATATGGCTGGGCTTGTGGGACTTAGGGAGCTAGTCAGTAAAGATGTGGCCTTGCTGTTAACCATGACTGCAGAGGTAATTGAGGCGAAGCAGGCTCATCGCTATGGCCTAGTTACTGAGGTATGTGAACAACCATTAGAGCGTGCTCAACTTTTAGCTAAGCAGTTAGCGCAAACCTCTCCCGATGCCAATGCGGCAATAAAGTCGAGTATTAATAAGAATTGGCGAGCGAGTGAGCGTAGCTTGCTATGTCGTGAGAGCCTATACCAGATCCGTTTATTATTGGGAAAAAATCGGGTGGTTGCTGCACTTCGCCAAACTAAGGGCTCTGAGCGTGCTTATAAACAGCGTCAGTCATGGTGGTAA
- a CDS encoding YqhA family protein, translating into MRELFERFLWSSRLSVMIGVFACVIAAFVVFIMGIKDVVHMIALLWDYLMTGSHGVRNELIMVVVEILDTFLLGSVLLIFAFGLYELFISNLQAAEDSAAGGKILVISSIDSLKSKLGKVILMMLIIKVFSYFTEMKPASMLELLYMGIIVVLVALALMLSKDKK; encoded by the coding sequence ATGAGAGAGTTGTTTGAACGTTTTCTATGGAGCAGTCGCTTATCTGTGATGATCGGCGTTTTTGCCTGCGTTATTGCCGCTTTTGTTGTATTCATCATGGGGATCAAAGATGTAGTGCATATGATTGCACTGCTTTGGGATTATTTGATGACAGGCAGTCATGGGGTACGCAATGAATTAATCATGGTGGTGGTCGAAATTTTAGATACGTTTCTGCTCGGCTCTGTATTGTTGATTTTTGCCTTTGGTTTGTATGAGTTATTTATTAGCAATCTGCAGGCGGCAGAAGATAGTGCAGCAGGCGGTAAAATTCTAGTGATCAGCAGTATCGATTCGCTGAAAAGTAAGCTAGGAAAAGTGATCTTGATGATGTTAATAATCAAGGTGTTTTCTTATTTCACTGAGATGAAGCCCGCTTCCATGTTAGAGCTGCTCTATATGGGAATCATCGTGGTATTGGTCGCGCTGGCATTGATGCTCAGTAAAGATAAGAAGTGA
- a CDS encoding DUF3530 family protein: MKRLALYFAALTLSLSLLPAYGATTTPSYDYLPQSEIAAITVGGQPSYALVRPWRGQFQYGAAILMADFDTHADPIGVIGYLRRHINDKGWASISLQAPSGAPLINHTTDADEISKPGEKQLELKADKALPKYSEAEWKKVREAQNNRLIQTMNQLDSLGQPYPGKRLLIASGKGAGLVISQLNAGTLPKPDILVIINPYLDHPDENLQLARLLSELDIPVLDIQSPDGPAESLTTARERKSLSPLNQPLKYEQQRLALNLDQPNAWQNTLVLIDGFARRINKAYP, from the coding sequence ATGAAACGACTCGCACTTTACTTCGCTGCACTGACGCTTTCGCTCAGTCTACTTCCAGCCTATGGTGCTACCACGACACCCAGTTATGATTATCTCCCCCAAAGCGAGATTGCGGCGATAACCGTTGGTGGTCAACCAAGCTATGCATTAGTTCGTCCATGGCGTGGACAATTTCAATATGGCGCCGCGATATTAATGGCTGATTTTGATACCCATGCCGATCCTATTGGCGTCATTGGTTATCTCAGACGACATATCAATGATAAAGGTTGGGCAAGTATCAGTCTGCAGGCACCATCTGGCGCGCCGCTCATCAATCATACTACCGATGCAGATGAGATCAGCAAACCAGGAGAGAAGCAGCTTGAATTAAAGGCCGATAAAGCGCTGCCCAAATACAGTGAAGCAGAATGGAAAAAGGTGAGAGAAGCACAGAATAACCGCTTGATCCAAACCATGAATCAGCTCGATAGCTTGGGCCAACCTTACCCGGGTAAGCGACTTTTAATCGCCTCTGGTAAGGGGGCAGGCTTAGTTATATCACAGCTCAATGCTGGCACCCTACCTAAACCAGACATACTCGTGATCATCAATCCCTACCTAGATCATCCCGACGAAAATCTGCAATTAGCAAGATTACTTAGCGAACTGGATATTCCGGTATTAGATATCCAGTCGCCAGACGGTCCAGCAGAATCATTAACTACCGCCAGAGAGCGAAAGAGCTTATCACCGCTCAATCAGCCGCTGAAATATGAACAACAGCGCCTTGCGCTCAACTTAGATCAGCCTAACGCGTGGCAAAATACCTTAGTGTTAATTGATGGCTTCGCGAGACGAATAAATAAGGCTTACCCTTAA
- the rapA gene encoding RNA polymerase-associated protein RapA yields MPFSLGQRWISDTESELGLGTVVGLEDRMVTVMFPATDENRMFSRNDAPLTRVIYNPGDTIESHEGWSLAVSELEEKNGLIIYHGVHAETGEQTSLRETLLNHNIRFNKPQDRLFAGQIDRLDRFGVRYQSQLLRHKLATSDLLGLQGPRVGLIPHQQWIAHEVGQRYAPRVLLADEVGLGKTIEAGLIIHQQLLTSRAERILVIVPDTLRHQWLVEMLRRFNLRFSVFDEDRCVEAYADHDNPFYTEQLVICSLELLRKKKRLEQALEADWDLMVVDEAHHLEWTEEAPSRAYRVVEALSEVVPGVLLLTATPDQLGHQSHFARLRLLDPDRFYDYQAFLKEEESYKDVAIAADALASGTKLPDDAVASLTELLSEKDITPTLRLIEDDSVDIDLRNDARDELLQELLDRHGTGRVLYRNSRASVKGFPTRIFNAHPQAMPPQYVTAAKVSAMMGGSTDLKAKVKQALSPEKLYQAFESDSASWWRFDPRVDWLIDFLKSHRSKKVLIIASQAETALSLEEALRTREGIQATVFHEGMSIIERDKAGAYFAQETGGAQALICSEIGSEGRNFQFASHLVLFDLPLNPDLLEQRIGRLDRIGQANDVEIHLPYLEHTAQENLMHWYHKGLNAFEQTCPIGHILFSEFSEELLTQLVYQDEDQFTQLLNHTQTRYKALKKAMEQGRDKLLEINSHGGDRANKLVESLAARDEDTQLIGSVIRLWDIIGVEQEDSGENAIVLHPSEHMMFPTYPGLPEDGITVTFNREMALSRDDIALITQEHPLVQTGLDLITSSETGTTSVAILKNKALPAGTIFLELIYMADASAPKSSQLYRYMPPTPVRILLDKNGNNLSDNVSYESFDKQLSAVNRHIASKLVNASQTMLHPLFAKAETFAETELKFLRESARAKMTTQLTAELERLEALKAVNPNIRDEELEHLRSQMNELNTYLDGCLLQLDAVRLVLVSHA; encoded by the coding sequence ATGCCCTTTTCCTTAGGTCAACGTTGGATTAGTGATACCGAATCAGAGCTTGGTTTAGGTACTGTTGTTGGATTAGAAGACCGTATGGTCACAGTGATGTTTCCGGCAACCGATGAGAACCGCATGTTTTCGCGCAACGATGCGCCGTTAACACGCGTAATTTACAATCCAGGCGATACCATTGAGAGTCACGAAGGGTGGAGTTTGGCGGTTAGCGAACTGGAAGAAAAAAATGGCTTGATTATCTATCATGGTGTGCACGCTGAAACTGGCGAGCAAACTAGCCTAAGAGAAACCCTGCTTAACCACAATATTCGTTTTAATAAACCCCAAGACCGCCTATTTGCAGGCCAAATCGATCGTCTCGACAGATTTGGGGTCCGCTATCAAAGCCAGCTGTTACGCCACAAATTAGCCACCTCAGATCTACTTGGGTTGCAAGGGCCACGTGTCGGCTTAATTCCACATCAGCAGTGGATTGCTCATGAAGTTGGTCAACGATATGCGCCAAGGGTACTGCTTGCCGACGAAGTGGGCCTAGGAAAAACTATTGAAGCGGGTTTGATTATCCATCAGCAGCTGCTGACTAGTCGCGCCGAACGTATTCTAGTCATTGTACCAGATACCCTGCGCCACCAATGGTTAGTGGAGATGTTGCGCCGCTTTAATCTGCGCTTCTCGGTATTCGATGAAGATAGATGCGTCGAGGCTTATGCCGATCACGACAACCCCTTCTACACAGAGCAGCTGGTGATCTGCTCACTCGAGCTGCTACGCAAAAAGAAACGCTTAGAGCAAGCTTTAGAAGCCGATTGGGATCTTATGGTTGTCGATGAGGCTCATCACCTTGAGTGGACCGAAGAGGCACCAAGTCGCGCTTATCGTGTGGTTGAAGCCCTAAGTGAAGTGGTTCCTGGCGTATTACTACTAACCGCAACACCGGATCAACTTGGTCACCAGAGCCACTTTGCCCGCCTACGTTTGCTAGATCCCGATCGTTTTTACGATTATCAAGCCTTCCTTAAAGAGGAAGAGAGCTACAAAGATGTCGCAATAGCTGCCGATGCTCTCGCTAGCGGAACTAAGCTTCCAGATGATGCTGTCGCCAGCCTAACAGAACTGCTCAGTGAAAAAGATATCACCCCGACACTGCGCCTTATTGAAGATGATAGCGTCGATATCGATCTGCGTAACGACGCTCGCGATGAGTTACTACAAGAGCTATTAGACCGCCATGGTACTGGCCGGGTACTTTATCGTAATAGCCGCGCCTCGGTTAAAGGCTTCCCAACCCGTATTTTTAATGCGCACCCACAGGCTATGCCGCCGCAATATGTAACTGCGGCCAAGGTATCGGCCATGATGGGTGGCAGTACTGACCTTAAAGCCAAAGTAAAACAGGCATTAAGTCCTGAAAAACTCTATCAAGCATTCGAAAGCGACAGCGCCAGTTGGTGGAGATTCGACCCGCGTGTCGATTGGTTAATCGACTTTTTAAAGAGTCATCGCAGTAAGAAAGTACTAATCATTGCCAGCCAAGCGGAAACCGCCCTGAGCCTTGAAGAGGCATTGCGTACCCGTGAAGGGATTCAAGCTACGGTATTCCACGAAGGTATGTCGATTATCGAGCGTGATAAAGCAGGCGCTTACTTTGCCCAAGAAACGGGTGGCGCTCAGGCACTTATCTGCAGTGAAATCGGATCAGAGGGACGTAACTTCCAGTTTGCCAGCCACTTAGTACTGTTCGATCTGCCACTTAACCCCGATCTACTAGAGCAGCGTATCGGTCGTCTCGATCGTATCGGTCAAGCAAACGATGTCGAAATTCATCTACCTTATCTTGAACATACGGCCCAAGAAAACCTGATGCATTGGTACCATAAAGGGCTCAATGCATTCGAGCAAACCTGCCCTATTGGTCATATCCTGTTTAGCGAGTTTTCTGAGGAGCTGTTAACTCAATTGGTTTATCAAGATGAAGACCAATTTACCCAGCTACTCAATCACACTCAGACTCGTTATAAAGCGCTGAAAAAGGCGATGGAGCAAGGTCGTGATAAGTTACTTGAGATCAACTCTCATGGCGGTGACAGAGCCAATAAACTGGTGGAAAGTCTAGCAGCGCGGGATGAAGATACTCAGCTTATCGGCTCGGTGATTCGCCTGTGGGATATCATAGGTGTCGAGCAGGAAGATAGCGGTGAAAATGCCATCGTATTGCATCCAAGTGAGCATATGATGTTCCCGACCTATCCAGGGTTACCCGAAGATGGCATTACGGTCACTTTTAACCGTGAAATGGCACTGTCTCGTGATGATATTGCGTTGATCACTCAGGAACATCCATTGGTTCAGACGGGCCTCGATTTAATCACCTCCTCAGAAACTGGCACCACCAGTGTGGCGATCTTGAAGAACAAGGCATTGCCCGCAGGTACCATCTTCTTAGAGCTGATCTATATGGCCGATGCGTCTGCACCCAAATCGAGCCAGCTGTATCGTTATATGCCACCCACGCCGGTGCGGATCTTGTTAGATAAGAACGGTAACAATCTGTCTGACAACGTCAGCTACGAGAGTTTCGATAAGCAGCTCAGCGCGGTTAATCGCCATATCGCCAGTAAACTAGTCAATGCCTCACAAACCATGCTACACCCTCTGTTTGCTAAAGCAGAAACGTTTGCAGAGACTGAGCTTAAGTTTCTCAGAGAGAGCGCAAGAGCCAAGATGACAACCCAATTGACTGCTGAACTTGAGCGCTTAGAAGCACTTAAAGCTGTTAACCCTAATATTCGTGATGAAGAACTGGAGCATTTACGCTCGCAAATGAATGAACTCAACACCTATTTAGATGGTTGCTTACTCCAACTCGATGCCGTACGTCTAGTCTTGGTCAGTCACGCCTAG
- a CDS encoding PhoH family protein: MEQNDKKLFVLDTNVLLHEPLAIYSFKEHDVVVPMTVLEELDQIKDRKRDVSRDARVAIRALEDILGGQTTPEQIVSGVDLPKREGHGDAVGTLSIFPDHQLEFTQASLPGDNNDNRIINTALHLQNLHHPRKVVLVTKDINMRLKAKGAGISFVEDYRTDQLIDDIRFLTKGFHQFEGDFWARKEHVTTESQGRHTVHTVPLAEVGEENFYTNQYLIDEESNFCGRVLSNNDKEIEILDLGRERLLHLDAWGIKPKNIYQGMALQALLDPDIDLVILTGPAGCGKTLLAMAAALEMVVERGLYDKVIVTRNTPEIAESIGFLPGTEEEKMAPWLAAITDTLEVLHKNDVNPSGSMNYIMDKANIQFKSINFMRGRSIQNSVVLLDECQNLTASQIKTMITRMGEGTKLICSGNLAQIDSNYLTAVTSGLTYIVERFKNFEGSANVYLNGVVRSRLAEFAEENL; encoded by the coding sequence ATGGAACAAAACGACAAAAAGTTGTTTGTACTGGATACCAATGTGTTACTGCATGAACCTTTAGCTATCTATTCGTTTAAAGAGCATGATGTAGTTGTCCCCATGACCGTTCTGGAAGAGTTGGACCAGATCAAAGATAGAAAACGAGACGTTAGCCGAGATGCTCGAGTCGCGATTAGAGCGTTAGAAGATATCCTCGGTGGGCAGACAACCCCAGAGCAGATTGTTAGTGGGGTGGACTTACCTAAACGTGAAGGTCACGGCGATGCCGTTGGTACTCTCTCTATTTTCCCCGATCACCAATTGGAGTTCACTCAAGCATCGCTTCCCGGCGATAACAACGACAACCGTATTATCAACACCGCATTACATCTGCAAAATCTGCATCATCCCCGAAAAGTCGTCTTGGTCACTAAAGATATTAATATGCGTCTTAAGGCAAAAGGGGCGGGTATCTCCTTTGTCGAGGATTATCGAACTGACCAGTTAATTGATGATATCCGCTTTTTAACTAAAGGCTTTCATCAATTCGAGGGAGACTTCTGGGCACGTAAAGAGCATGTGACCACAGAGAGTCAGGGGCGTCATACGGTGCACACAGTGCCACTTGCTGAAGTTGGAGAGGAGAACTTTTACACTAACCAATACCTCATCGACGAAGAGTCTAATTTCTGTGGACGAGTCCTGAGTAATAATGACAAGGAGATAGAGATCCTCGATCTTGGTCGAGAGCGCTTGCTGCACTTAGATGCGTGGGGAATTAAGCCGAAAAATATCTATCAGGGCATGGCGCTACAGGCGCTGCTCGATCCCGATATCGATCTCGTCATACTAACTGGCCCAGCAGGTTGTGGTAAGACACTACTGGCGATGGCCGCAGCCTTAGAGATGGTGGTAGAACGCGGCTTATATGACAAGGTAATAGTGACTCGAAATACGCCTGAAATCGCCGAATCTATTGGTTTCTTACCTGGAACCGAAGAGGAGAAGATGGCGCCTTGGCTGGCTGCGATTACCGATACCTTAGAAGTCCTTCATAAAAATGATGTCAACCCAAGTGGCAGCATGAACTACATCATGGATAAGGCCAATATCCAGTTTAAATCGATTAATTTCATGCGTGGCCGTTCAATCCAAAACTCTGTGGTATTGCTCGATGAGTGTCAAAATCTAACCGCTTCACAAATTAAAACTATGATCACCCGAATGGGCGAGGGAACCAAACTGATCTGCAGCGGTAACTTAGCACAGATTGATTCTAACTATCTGACTGCGGTCACATCGGGATTAACCTATATAGTGGAACGTTTCAAAAACTTTGAGGGTAGTGCCAATGTCTATCTCAATGGCGTGGTGCGCTCACGTTTAGCCGAATTTGCCGAGGAGAATTTGTGA